One part of the Vogesella sp. LIG4 genome encodes these proteins:
- a CDS encoding undecaprenyl-diphosphate phosphatase codes for MDFFNILILAIVQGAAELLPVSSSAHVIVAEKLMGLDPTSPEMTMLLVMLHTGTMFAVIVYFWQAWRDTYFSSGHAFRSNARLIVVATAATGVVGLLLLKLIKHLVAGNDPGFEIEHLFANAKLMAAALAAAGVLIIASSRLPERANGALNLRTAAWVGAVQGLCLPFRGFSRSGATISTALALGSSRRRAEEFSFALAVVLTPAVIVKEAFRLYQSHALTVAKNGTSLLQLVGPSLVGMLLSFVAGLLALRWLSRWLEQGRWHFFGAYCLVAAVVVLLVG; via the coding sequence ATGGACTTTTTCAACATTCTCATCCTGGCGATAGTGCAGGGCGCGGCGGAGCTGCTGCCGGTTTCCAGCTCGGCGCATGTCATCGTGGCCGAAAAGCTGATGGGGCTCGACCCGACCTCGCCGGAAATGACGATGCTGCTGGTGATGCTGCACACCGGCACCATGTTCGCCGTGATCGTGTACTTCTGGCAGGCCTGGCGCGACACCTACTTCTCCTCGGGCCATGCTTTTCGCAGCAATGCCCGGCTGATCGTGGTGGCGACCGCCGCTACCGGGGTGGTGGGCCTGCTGCTGCTGAAGCTGATCAAGCACCTGGTTGCCGGCAACGACCCCGGCTTTGAAATCGAGCACCTGTTTGCCAATGCCAAGCTGATGGCCGCGGCGCTGGCTGCCGCCGGCGTGCTGATCATCGCCTCGTCGCGGCTGCCGGAACGCGCCAATGGTGCGCTGAACCTGCGCACCGCGGCCTGGGTGGGGGCGGTGCAGGGGCTGTGCCTGCCGTTCCGTGGCTTCTCCCGCTCCGGCGCCACCATCTCCACCGCGCTGGCGCTGGGTAGCAGCCGCCGTCGGGCGGAAGAATTCAGCTTCGCCCTGGCGGTGGTGCTGACTCCGGCGGTCATCGTCAAGGAGGCGTTCCGCCTGTACCAGTCGCATGCGCTGACGGTGGCCAAGAACGGCACCAGCCTGCTGCAGCTGGTAGGCCCCAGCCTTGTCGGCATGCTGTTGAGCTTTGTTGCCGGCCTGCTCGCGCTGCGCTGGCTGTCCCGCTGGCTGGAGCAGGGCCGCTGGCACTTCTTCGGCGCCTACTGCCTGGTGGCTGCCGTGGTGGTACTGCTGGTCGGCTAA
- a CDS encoding DsbA family protein, whose translation MVKASLHYYYDPLCGWCYGAAPLLAAASQVPGLQLVLHAGAMMSGPNRQPVSAQLRQYVMTHDQRIHQLTGQPFGDDYFHGLLLDNSAVFDSTPPTLAILAAEALGMDGLTMLHRLQQAHYVEGQRIAEPAVLQQLAQELGLDGAAFAAEYQHQQGEFAAHVGRSHRDMAAHGLRGFPSLLLELNGRLQRVELSPYLGKPEAFAGYLQGLLAGAAGMAEADAPFCTPDGCEG comes from the coding sequence ATGGTAAAGGCCTCCCTGCATTACTACTACGACCCGCTGTGCGGCTGGTGCTACGGTGCCGCGCCGCTGCTGGCCGCCGCCAGCCAGGTGCCGGGCCTGCAACTGGTATTGCACGCCGGGGCGATGATGAGCGGCCCCAACCGCCAGCCGGTAAGCGCCCAGCTGCGCCAGTACGTGATGACGCACGATCAGCGCATCCACCAGCTTACCGGCCAGCCGTTTGGCGATGACTATTTCCATGGTCTGCTGCTGGATAACAGCGCGGTGTTCGACAGCACGCCGCCGACGCTGGCGATCCTGGCGGCCGAGGCGCTGGGGATGGACGGGCTGACCATGCTGCATCGCCTGCAGCAGGCGCATTACGTGGAAGGGCAGCGCATCGCCGAGCCGGCGGTGCTGCAGCAGCTGGCGCAGGAACTGGGGCTGGACGGCGCGGCCTTCGCTGCCGAATACCAGCACCAGCAGGGCGAGTTCGCCGCACACGTTGGCCGCAGCCACCGCGACATGGCCGCGCATGGCCTGCGCGGCTTCCCCTCGCTGCTGCTGGAGCTGAACGGCCGCCTGCAGCGGGTGGAACTGTCGCCGTACCTGGGCAAGCCGGAGGCGTTTGCCGGTTATCTGCAAGGCTTGCTGGCGGGTGCCGCCGGTATGGCAGAGGCCGATGCGCCGTTCTGCACGCCGGATGGTTGCGAGGGTTGA
- a CDS encoding FeoB-associated Cys-rich membrane protein: MSNDMLQHIIVGLIVAAAAGYLLRRYLPRRGGKGRKGGNSACGSCGGCKGGGCH; encoded by the coding sequence ATGAGCAATGACATGCTGCAGCACATCATCGTGGGCCTGATCGTGGCTGCCGCGGCCGGCTATCTGCTGCGCCGCTACCTGCCGCGTCGTGGCGGCAAGGGCCGCAAGGGCGGCAACAGTGCCTGCGGTTCGTGTGGTGGGTGCAAGGGCGGCGGCTGCCACTAG
- a CDS encoding polyketide cyclase — protein MSDIIWPAGYVPGFSDNFCSNEIIVAGLGTNDIWPWLNTPGLWPGYYANSANPRLYDHLGPALAQGVRFYFETFGFPVEAQVVEHVPPTAGQAARIAWHGWAGSTPQDRLDVHHAWLIEDLSAGRVRILTQETQQGKPAQALAQARPNPMINGHQDWLDGLVAAARRAQAQAARG, from the coding sequence ATGAGCGACATCATCTGGCCAGCAGGCTATGTACCGGGCTTCAGCGACAATTTCTGCTCCAACGAGATCATCGTTGCCGGGCTCGGCACAAACGATATCTGGCCATGGCTGAACACCCCGGGGCTGTGGCCCGGCTACTACGCCAATTCGGCCAACCCGCGGCTGTACGACCACCTAGGCCCGGCGCTGGCCCAGGGCGTGCGCTTCTACTTTGAAACCTTCGGCTTTCCGGTGGAAGCGCAGGTGGTGGAGCATGTACCGCCAACAGCCGGTCAAGCCGCGCGCATCGCCTGGCATGGCTGGGCGGGCAGCACGCCGCAAGACCGCCTGGACGTGCACCACGCCTGGCTGATCGAAGACCTGTCCGCCGGCCGGGTGCGCATCCTTACCCAGGAGACACAGCAGGGCAAACCGGCACAGGCGCTGGCACAGGCCAGGCCCAACCCGATGATCAACGGCCACCAGGACTGGCTGGATGGCCTGGTGGCAGCGGCGCGCCGGGCGCAGGCGCAGGCCGCCCGCGGCTGA
- a CDS encoding intermembrane transport protein PqiB, with protein MTDKRDDAPQEPVPPELPQALLVTRQRWSPSLVWLIPVVAALIGGYLAVHAILSRGPAITITFRNAEGLEAGKTRVKYKDVDIGEVTAVKVSEDRKNIVATVQMSKAAEPYLTSDSRFWIVRPRIAGGSVSGLGTLLSGAYIGMDAGQSAKAGQQFTGLEVPPIITGGLPGKQFILKSADLGSLDISSPVYYRRVPVGQVVAYELDKSGQNVNLTVFINAPYDRFVVPDSRFWHASGVDLSVSANGLKVNTQSLTAIALGGIAFESPSSTETLPPAAAGSVFGLAATHEAAMRTTDHEAYPIRLKFQQSVRGLVVGAPVDFRGIIIGEVTAIGMEYDKARKDFNMLVDVRIFPSRLLALSRNLDKNRSLQEQLSLKQMVANGLRAQLRSGSLITGQLFVALDFFRDAKSVQLGREQNMDVMPTIPGDLEELQAIMQRIARKLDKIPLDSIGSGVDQSVHELRDMLATTRQLLNNVDTKVLPQATQTLEQLQKALDATQQTLQANSPLQQDVRNAAQEVSEAARSFRALADYLDRHPEALIRGKPGDAP; from the coding sequence ATGACTGACAAACGTGACGATGCGCCGCAAGAACCCGTGCCGCCGGAGCTGCCGCAGGCGCTGCTGGTAACACGGCAGCGCTGGTCGCCGTCGCTGGTGTGGCTGATTCCGGTGGTGGCCGCGCTGATCGGAGGCTACCTGGCCGTGCACGCCATCCTGTCGCGCGGGCCCGCCATCACCATCACCTTCCGCAACGCCGAGGGGCTGGAAGCGGGCAAGACGCGCGTCAAGTACAAGGATGTGGATATTGGCGAAGTGACCGCGGTAAAAGTGAGCGAGGATCGCAAGAACATTGTCGCCACGGTGCAGATGAGCAAGGCAGCCGAGCCCTACCTTACCAGCGACAGCCGCTTCTGGATCGTACGCCCGCGTATCGCGGGTGGCAGCGTGTCCGGGCTCGGCACGCTGCTGTCCGGCGCCTATATCGGCATGGACGCAGGCCAGAGCGCCAAGGCCGGCCAGCAGTTTACCGGCCTGGAAGTGCCCCCCATCATTACCGGCGGCCTGCCGGGCAAGCAGTTCATCCTGAAGTCTGCCGACCTCGGCTCGCTGGATATCAGCTCGCCGGTGTACTACCGCCGGGTACCAGTGGGGCAAGTGGTGGCCTATGAACTGGACAAGAGCGGGCAGAACGTGAACCTCACGGTATTCATCAATGCGCCGTACGACCGCTTTGTGGTGCCGGACAGCCGTTTCTGGCACGCCAGCGGTGTGGATCTCTCCGTTTCGGCCAACGGGCTGAAGGTAAACACCCAGTCCCTGACCGCCATTGCACTGGGCGGCATCGCCTTCGAGTCGCCATCGTCCACTGAAACCCTGCCGCCGGCGGCGGCAGGGTCGGTATTCGGCCTGGCGGCAACCCACGAGGCCGCGATGCGCACGACAGACCATGAGGCCTATCCGATACGCCTCAAGTTCCAGCAATCGGTACGCGGCCTGGTGGTGGGTGCGCCGGTGGACTTCCGCGGCATCATCATCGGCGAAGTCACCGCCATCGGCATGGAGTACGACAAGGCGCGCAAGGACTTCAACATGCTGGTGGATGTGCGCATCTTCCCCAGCCGGCTGCTGGCCCTGTCGCGCAATCTCGACAAGAACCGCAGCCTGCAGGAGCAACTGTCGCTCAAGCAGATGGTGGCCAACGGCCTGCGTGCGCAACTGCGTTCCGGCAGCCTGATCACGGGCCAGCTGTTCGTGGCGCTGGATTTCTTCCGCGACGCCAAGTCCGTGCAACTGGGACGCGAACAGAATATGGACGTGATGCCCACCATCCCCGGTGATCTGGAAGAGCTGCAGGCGATCATGCAGCGCATCGCCCGCAAACTGGACAAGATACCGCTGGACTCCATCGGCAGCGGCGTGGACCAGTCCGTCCACGAATTGCGCGACATGCTGGCCACCACCCGCCAGTTGCTGAACAACGTCGATACGAAAGTGCTGCCGCAGGCCACGCAGACTCTGGAGCAGCTGCAAAAGGCACTGGACGCCACCCAGCAGACGCTGCAGGCCAATTCACCATTGCAGCAGGATGTGCGCAACGCCGCGCAGGAAGTCAGCGAAGCCGCGCGCAGCTTCCGCGCGCTGGCCGACTATCTCGACCGCCACCCCGAAGCACTGATCCGCGGCAAGCCGGGAGATGCCCCATGA
- a CDS encoding membrane integrity-associated transporter subunit PqiC: MKRSVTTLLALSALILTGCASAPASFHDLAAVAPAAANLVAGASLLVGPVTLPAGVDHPQLVLEQADGRLTLAEQQRWVASLPRLFSQAVALDFSRQSGVGTVYAWPQPGLAQADFSLVLDVRVFRLLVGQGAELEVGWSLLARGQQQPLQSGVFRDRESTTGMQVADVVQAQERLVAKFARYLVANFGEQIRLRPR; the protein is encoded by the coding sequence ATGAAGCGCAGCGTCACCACTCTGCTTGCCCTGTCCGCCTTGATACTCACGGGCTGCGCCTCCGCGCCGGCAAGCTTTCATGACCTGGCCGCCGTTGCGCCTGCTGCGGCCAACCTTGTCGCCGGCGCCAGCCTGCTGGTAGGCCCGGTAACCTTGCCGGCAGGCGTGGATCACCCGCAGCTGGTGCTGGAGCAGGCGGATGGCCGCCTGACCCTGGCCGAACAGCAGCGCTGGGTAGCCAGCCTGCCACGCTTGTTCTCGCAGGCGGTGGCGCTGGATTTCTCGCGCCAGTCGGGTGTGGGAACCGTCTATGCCTGGCCGCAGCCGGGCCTGGCGCAAGCCGATTTCTCGCTCGTGCTGGACGTGCGGGTGTTCCGCCTGCTTGTAGGCCAGGGGGCGGAACTCGAAGTAGGCTGGAGCCTGCTCGCCAGGGGGCAGCAGCAGCCATTGCAGAGTGGCGTATTCCGCGACCGGGAAAGCACTACAGGCATGCAGGTGGCGGATGTCGTACAAGCCCAGGAGCGGCTGGTCGCTAAATTTGCCCGCTATCTGGTGGCAAATTTCGGAGAGCAGATCCGGCTGCGCCCGCGCTAG
- a CDS encoding paraquat-inducible protein A, with amino-acid sequence MALVLTGIFVFLLANVFPVVGLEAGGIRTATTLLGTAIQLMHQDMLPVAMLVLFTGVLLPGIELLALLYLLLPLTLGHAPRGFPRAMRLIRLLHPWGMVEVFMLGVLVSLVKLAHLAQVHPGIGLWSFFALIVLLATSASRFDAAMLWERYETCRTIR; translated from the coding sequence TTGGCACTGGTGTTGACCGGCATCTTCGTCTTCCTGCTGGCCAATGTGTTTCCGGTGGTGGGGCTGGAGGCCGGCGGCATTCGCACCGCCACCACGCTGCTGGGTACGGCCATACAGCTGATGCATCAGGACATGCTGCCGGTGGCCATGCTGGTGCTGTTCACCGGCGTGCTGTTGCCAGGCATCGAGTTGCTGGCCCTGCTCTACTTGTTGCTGCCACTGACACTGGGCCACGCGCCACGCGGCTTTCCGCGTGCGATGCGGCTGATCCGGCTGCTACACCCCTGGGGCATGGTAGAGGTGTTCATGCTGGGTGTGCTGGTATCGCTGGTGAAGCTGGCACATCTGGCACAGGTACACCCCGGCATCGGGCTGTGGTCGTTTTTCGCCCTGATCGTATTGCTGGCCACCAGTGCCAGCCGTTTTGACGCCGCCATGCTGTGGGAGCGCTACGAAACATGTCGCACTATCCGCTGA
- a CDS encoding MBL fold metallo-hydrolase yields MTSIKHAARPQKGHIMIRHSIVAASLALAFGAAHAAQPLQLQVYNAGEGSFHANAVVVSGEHEAMVIDSGFTRADAYRIAARVLDSGKTLKTILISNADPDYYFGAEVLKQLFPQAEVVASPAVAGAIRTRLAGKLAFWGPKMGANAPQQPIVPTALSTDSLSVDGEKIELRGTRGVLASRPYVWIPSLHAIAGNVALFSGLHVWTADTRQPAERQAWLAQLDEMAALKPAIVVPGHMAAGSALDASAISYTRNYLQRFDSEAGKANNAAELIAAMQRAYPQAGMGLALDIGAKVNKGEMKW; encoded by the coding sequence GTGACGTCCATCAAGCACGCGGCCAGGCCGCAGAAAGGACACATCATGATTCGCCACAGCATCGTCGCTGCCTCCCTCGCCCTGGCCTTTGGCGCTGCCCACGCCGCGCAGCCGCTGCAACTGCAGGTATACAACGCCGGGGAGGGCAGCTTTCACGCCAACGCCGTGGTGGTGAGCGGCGAACACGAAGCAATGGTGATCGACAGCGGCTTCACCCGCGCCGATGCCTACCGCATTGCGGCCAGGGTGCTGGACAGCGGCAAGACGCTGAAGACCATCCTGATCAGCAATGCCGACCCGGATTACTACTTTGGCGCCGAGGTGCTCAAGCAGCTGTTCCCGCAGGCCGAGGTGGTGGCCAGCCCGGCGGTGGCCGGCGCCATCCGCACCCGGCTGGCAGGCAAGCTGGCGTTCTGGGGGCCGAAGATGGGCGCCAATGCGCCGCAGCAGCCCATCGTGCCCACTGCCTTGAGCACGGATAGCCTGAGCGTGGACGGCGAGAAGATCGAGCTGCGCGGCACCCGCGGCGTGCTGGCGAGTCGACCCTATGTGTGGATTCCGTCGCTGCACGCCATTGCCGGCAACGTGGCGCTGTTCAGCGGCCTGCACGTATGGACCGCCGACACCCGGCAGCCGGCCGAGCGCCAGGCCTGGCTGGCGCAGCTGGACGAGATGGCGGCGCTCAAGCCCGCCATCGTGGTGCCGGGCCACATGGCCGCCGGCAGCGCGCTGGACGCCAGCGCCATCAGCTACACCCGCAACTATCTGCAGCGTTTTGACAGCGAAGCGGGCAAGGCCAACAATGCCGCCGAACTGATTGCCGCCATGCAGCGCGCCTACCCGCAGGCCGGCATGGGGCTGGCGCTGGATATCGGCGCCAAGGTGAATAAAGGTGAAATGAAATGGTAA
- a CDS encoding paraquat-inducible protein A: MEYAWAFLLAAVICYLPANLLPIMETAMLSGTQNDTIMSGVVFLWQSGSWPLALVVFTASVLVPLLKILAMLLLLITVQCRSNWAPRQRTRLYRLLEIIGPWSMLDIYVVALLVSLVQLQSLASIKAGPGAMAFGAVVVLTMLSAMCFDPRLIWDPIEEKND; the protein is encoded by the coding sequence GTGGAATACGCCTGGGCCTTTTTGCTGGCGGCGGTTATCTGCTATCTGCCGGCCAACCTGCTGCCGATCATGGAAACCGCCATGCTGTCCGGCACGCAGAACGACACCATCATGAGCGGTGTGGTATTTCTATGGCAAAGCGGTTCCTGGCCGTTGGCGCTGGTGGTGTTCACCGCCAGCGTGCTGGTGCCGCTGCTCAAGATTCTGGCCATGTTGCTGTTGCTGATCACCGTGCAGTGCCGCTCGAACTGGGCGCCCCGGCAACGCACGCGGCTGTACCGGCTGCTGGAAATCATCGGCCCGTGGTCAATGCTGGATATCTATGTGGTAGCGCTGCTGGTGTCGCTGGTGCAGCTGCAGTCGCTGGCCAGCATCAAGGCCGGCCCGGGCGCCATGGCTTTCGGCGCCGTGGTGGTGCTCACCATGCTGTCCGCCATGTGCTTCGACCCCAGGCTCATCTGGGACCCGATAGAGGAAAAGAATGACTGA
- a CDS encoding LysR family transcriptional regulator: MAHSSNATRLGSIELFCKAAELGSFTAAAEAMGLTPAAVSRSIRRMEERLGVRLFARTTRSVRLTSEGELYWQECRQALGQIAEAERALGGRQQVPSGVLRISAGTLYANYRLLPLLGEFTAAYPQVALELSLSNRVVDIVDEGYDLAIRIGTPQDSRLVAHKLEDASLGVFATPAYLARRGTPQTLADLAAHDCLQFVVPGSGRGMPWLFRDADGRELELLPDSPHRVRDDPHGCISWGMAGGGLFQSYHFIAAPALARGELVEVLPAYAGRSRQFSVIYPQQRHLSARVRAFVDFMLARLRTPPR, from the coding sequence ATGGCGCACAGCAGCAATGCCACCCGCCTGGGCAGCATCGAACTGTTCTGCAAGGCGGCCGAGCTGGGCAGCTTCACTGCCGCGGCCGAGGCGATGGGGCTGACACCGGCGGCGGTCAGCCGCTCGATCCGACGCATGGAAGAGCGCCTGGGGGTGCGGCTGTTTGCCCGCACCACGCGCAGCGTGCGCCTGACCAGCGAGGGCGAGCTGTACTGGCAGGAGTGTCGCCAGGCACTGGGGCAAATCGCCGAGGCGGAGCGGGCACTGGGCGGCCGCCAGCAAGTGCCCAGCGGCGTGCTGCGCATCAGCGCGGGCACGCTGTACGCCAACTACCGGCTGCTGCCGCTGCTGGGCGAATTTACCGCCGCCTACCCGCAGGTAGCGCTGGAGCTGAGCCTGTCCAACCGCGTGGTGGATATCGTGGACGAGGGCTACGACCTGGCAATACGCATCGGCACGCCACAGGATTCGCGCCTGGTGGCGCACAAGCTGGAAGACGCCTCGCTGGGGGTGTTCGCCACGCCGGCCTACCTCGCGCGGCGCGGCACCCCGCAGACCCTGGCCGACCTGGCAGCGCACGACTGCCTGCAGTTCGTGGTGCCCGGCAGCGGTCGCGGCATGCCGTGGCTGTTCCGTGATGCGGACGGCCGCGAGCTGGAATTGCTGCCGGACAGCCCGCACCGGGTGCGCGACGACCCCCACGGTTGCATCAGCTGGGGCATGGCGGGCGGCGGGCTGTTCCAGAGCTACCACTTCATTGCCGCACCGGCGCTGGCGCGCGGCGAACTGGTGGAGGTGCTGCCGGCCTACGCCGGCCGCTCGCGGCAGTTCTCGGTGATCTACCCGCAGCAGCGCCATCTGTCGGCGCGGGTGCGCGCCTTCGTTGACTTCATGCTGGCGCGGCTGCGCACGCCGCCGCGCTGA
- a CDS encoding LysR substrate-binding domain-containing protein, translating to MDRVTAMRVFADVAASGSFSASAERLQMSRAMVTRYVAEMEQWLGARLLQRTTRSVTLTDAGEQALRRCLQMLALVAEVEDEVAPAGGGLRGQLRLTSSMSFGHAHLAAALADFLALHPQLKLDLNVGDATLNLVEARIDLAIRISSEPDPALIARPLALCDSVLVASPAYLAQAGTPHAPAELAGHRCLGHSNVGRSSWQFQRGEERATVSVATRLTANDATVLLHAALAGGGISLQPTYLASALLQDGRLLPVLPDWQPPQMSIYALYPSRRHLSPAVRALLDFLVARFAQQRW from the coding sequence ATGGACAGAGTCACCGCCATGCGGGTATTCGCCGACGTGGCCGCCAGCGGCAGCTTCAGCGCCAGCGCCGAGCGGCTGCAGATGTCGCGCGCCATGGTGACGCGCTACGTGGCCGAGATGGAACAATGGCTGGGTGCGCGGCTGCTGCAGCGCACGACCCGCAGCGTCACGCTGACCGATGCCGGCGAGCAGGCGCTGCGCCGCTGCCTGCAGATGCTGGCGCTGGTGGCGGAGGTGGAAGACGAAGTGGCGCCGGCCGGCGGCGGCCTGCGCGGCCAGCTGCGGCTCACCAGCAGCATGTCCTTCGGCCACGCCCACCTGGCGGCGGCGCTGGCGGACTTCCTGGCGCTGCACCCGCAGCTGAAGCTGGACCTGAACGTGGGCGATGCCACCCTCAACCTGGTGGAGGCGCGCATCGACCTGGCGATACGCATCAGCAGCGAGCCGGACCCGGCGCTGATCGCCCGCCCGCTGGCGCTGTGCGACTCGGTGCTGGTGGCCAGCCCCGCCTACCTGGCGCAGGCAGGCACACCGCACGCCCCGGCGGAGCTGGCCGGCCACCGCTGCCTGGGCCACAGCAACGTTGGCCGCAGCAGCTGGCAGTTCCAGCGCGGTGAGGAACGGGCGACGGTGAGCGTGGCCACCCGCCTCACCGCCAACGACGCCACCGTGCTGCTGCACGCGGCGCTGGCCGGCGGCGGCATCAGCCTGCAACCCACTTACCTTGCCAGCGCCCTGCTGCAGGATGGCCGGCTGCTACCGGTACTGCCGGACTGGCAGCCGCCGCAGATGAGCATCTACGCGCTGTATCCGTCGCGCCGCCACCTGTCGCCGGCGGTGCGGGCGCTGCTGGACTTCCTGGTGGCGCGGTTTGCGCAGCAGCGCTGGTAA
- a CDS encoding ferrous iron transporter B → MSHSLLRFALVGNPNCGKTALFNCLTGAKAKVANYAGVTVEKRSGPLAGVGRNAELIDLPGTYSLYVASPDEQVARRVILGEMAGEASPDVLVAVIDATNIKLGLRLVLELQALGLPMVLALNLADAARSRGIRIDTALLAQRLGMPVVETVAVRKDGAAELRQTLAAVAARAKPRSGTLQLPDRAEAVEAVYARIDSLLAECVSAPAEAPRWQDKLDALVMHPVLGLVILAVTLLLMFQAVFAWAKPVMDGISAGMDWLGATVGGLLPAGILHDFVVDGLIAGLGGVLVFLPQIIILFAFILALEDSGYLPRAAFLLDRVMRGVGLSGRSFIPMLSSFACAVPGIMSTRSIADPRERLITIMTAPLMTCSARLPVYALVIGAFVPARTVWGVFNLQGLTLFALYLAGIASAALVAWSMRRKQAATDAFPLLLELPNYRWPNGYHFLLGLKERAWIFLHRVGTVILALSIVLWFLATFPHPPAGGTLPAIEYSFAGMLGKFMQPLFAPLGFNWQMCIALIPAMAAREVAVSTLATVYAVGGEAALGGALAHSWGLPVALAYLAWFVYAPQCLSTISVVRRETNSARSTLLFVLYLFVLAYAGAFAVRQLAMAWW, encoded by the coding sequence ATGTCTCATTCCCTTTTGCGCTTTGCCCTGGTGGGTAACCCCAACTGCGGCAAGACCGCGCTGTTCAACTGCCTTACCGGTGCCAAGGCCAAGGTGGCCAACTACGCCGGTGTCACCGTGGAAAAACGCAGCGGCCCGCTGGCCGGGGTTGGCCGCAACGCCGAGCTGATCGACCTGCCCGGCACCTACAGCCTGTACGTGGCCTCGCCGGACGAGCAGGTGGCGCGCCGCGTGATCCTGGGGGAAATGGCCGGCGAAGCCAGCCCGGACGTGCTGGTGGCGGTGATCGATGCCACCAATATCAAGCTGGGGCTGCGCCTGGTGCTGGAGTTGCAGGCGCTGGGCCTGCCCATGGTGCTTGCGCTGAACCTGGCCGATGCGGCGCGCAGCCGCGGTATCCGCATCGATACCGCGCTGCTGGCGCAGCGGCTGGGCATGCCGGTGGTGGAAACGGTGGCGGTGCGCAAGGATGGCGCTGCCGAGCTGCGGCAAACGTTGGCCGCAGTGGCCGCCCGTGCCAAGCCGCGCAGCGGCACGCTGCAGCTGCCGGATCGCGCCGAGGCGGTGGAAGCCGTCTACGCGCGCATCGACAGCCTGCTGGCCGAGTGCGTCTCGGCGCCTGCCGAGGCGCCGCGCTGGCAGGACAAGCTGGATGCGCTGGTGATGCACCCGGTGCTGGGGCTGGTGATTCTGGCGGTGACGCTGCTGCTGATGTTCCAGGCGGTGTTCGCCTGGGCCAAGCCGGTGATGGACGGCATCAGCGCCGGCATGGACTGGCTGGGCGCCACGGTGGGTGGCCTGCTGCCGGCCGGCATCCTGCACGACTTCGTGGTGGATGGCCTGATTGCCGGCCTGGGTGGTGTGCTGGTGTTCCTGCCGCAGATCATCATCCTGTTCGCCTTCATCCTGGCGCTGGAAGATTCCGGCTACCTGCCGCGCGCCGCCTTTCTGCTCGACCGCGTGATGCGCGGCGTGGGGCTGTCCGGCCGCTCGTTCATTCCCATGCTGTCCAGCTTCGCCTGCGCGGTGCCCGGCATCATGTCCACCCGCAGCATTGCCGACCCGCGCGAGCGGCTGATCACCATCATGACCGCGCCGCTGATGACCTGCTCGGCGCGGCTGCCGGTGTACGCGCTGGTGATCGGCGCCTTTGTGCCGGCCCGCACGGTATGGGGCGTATTCAATCTGCAAGGGCTGACGCTGTTCGCGCTGTACCTGGCCGGCATTGCCAGCGCCGCGCTGGTGGCCTGGAGCATGCGCCGGAAGCAGGCGGCCACCGATGCCTTTCCGCTGCTGCTGGAGCTACCCAACTACCGCTGGCCGAACGGCTATCACTTTCTGCTGGGGCTGAAGGAGCGGGCGTGGATCTTCCTGCACCGCGTCGGCACCGTGATCCTGGCGCTGTCCATCGTGCTGTGGTTCCTGGCTACCTTTCCGCATCCGCCGGCCGGGGGCACGCTGCCGGCCATCGAGTACAGCTTTGCCGGCATGCTGGGCAAGTTCATGCAGCCGCTGTTTGCGCCGCTGGGCTTCAACTGGCAGATGTGCATCGCGCTGATCCCGGCCATGGCCGCGCGCGAGGTGGCGGTAAGTACCCTGGCTACCGTGTACGCGGTGGGCGGCGAGGCGGCACTGGGCGGTGCGCTGGCGCACAGCTGGGGCCTGCCGGTGGCGCTGGCCTACCTGGCGTGGTTCGTGTACGCACCGCAGTGCCTGTCCACCATCTCGGTGGTGCGGCGCGAAACCAACTCGGCACGCAGCACGCTGCTGTTCGTGCTCTATCTGTTCGTGCTGGCCTATGCCGGCGCCTTTGCGGTGCGCCAGCTGGCCATGGCGTGGTGGTAA